The following coding sequences are from one Pusillimonas sp. DMV24BSW_D window:
- the rng gene encoding ribonuclease G, with protein MAEDILINVTPFETRVAIVEQGAVQELHIERSIQRGHVGNLYLGKVVRVLPGMQSAFVDIGLERAAFIHVADLRQNRAERNAGGTLTPIEKLLFEGQSLMVQVIKDPLGTKGARLSTQISIAGRMLVYLPHEPHVGISQKIEGEEDRLALRERVVQLMPDDEKGGFIVRTQAEGANDDELAADLSYLRVLWTRITTKAKSLPAPSLLYADLTLEQRVLRDMVSPETGSILVDSRATAQRLNEWADTFTPSVKERISHYSGERPLFDTANVDEEIEKALSRRVDLKSGGYLIIDQTEALTTVDVNTGGYVGGRNFDDTIFKTNLEAAVAIARQLRLRNLGGIIIIDFIDMDDSEHRASVLAELNKALSKDRTRMTVSSFSQLGLVEMTRKRTRDSLAHQLCEPCPTCQSRGHVRTPRTLCYEILREILRESRQFNPKEFRVLASQAVVDLFLEEESAHLAMLGDFIGKPVSLEVEAAYSQEQYDIVLI; from the coding sequence ATGGCTGAAGACATACTCATTAACGTTACCCCTTTTGAAACCCGGGTGGCCATCGTGGAGCAAGGCGCTGTTCAAGAGCTGCATATCGAGCGCAGCATTCAGCGTGGACACGTGGGCAACCTGTACCTGGGGAAAGTGGTTCGTGTATTACCCGGAATGCAAAGCGCATTTGTCGATATCGGGCTGGAACGAGCCGCTTTCATTCACGTAGCTGATTTGCGCCAGAATCGCGCAGAACGAAATGCCGGCGGGACCCTGACCCCTATCGAAAAACTGCTTTTCGAGGGGCAATCCCTCATGGTTCAGGTCATTAAAGACCCCTTGGGCACCAAAGGGGCCAGGTTATCTACGCAAATCAGTATTGCCGGGCGGATGTTGGTGTACTTGCCTCATGAGCCTCATGTTGGCATTTCCCAAAAAATTGAAGGGGAAGAAGATCGTCTGGCACTGCGCGAACGCGTTGTACAGTTAATGCCCGACGACGAAAAAGGTGGTTTCATCGTACGCACGCAGGCCGAAGGAGCAAACGATGACGAATTAGCCGCCGATTTATCCTACTTGCGGGTGCTGTGGACCCGAATCACCACCAAAGCAAAATCTTTACCGGCTCCATCCTTGCTTTATGCCGACCTAACACTGGAACAGCGTGTGCTCCGAGACATGGTAAGCCCCGAAACCGGCTCCATTTTGGTTGATTCACGCGCTACGGCGCAGCGTTTGAATGAATGGGCAGACACTTTTACCCCATCCGTAAAGGAACGCATTTCGCACTACAGCGGCGAGCGCCCACTTTTCGATACTGCTAATGTTGACGAAGAAATAGAGAAAGCCTTGTCGCGACGCGTAGACCTCAAATCTGGAGGCTATCTGATCATCGACCAAACAGAGGCACTGACAACAGTAGACGTTAATACCGGCGGCTACGTCGGAGGGCGCAACTTCGATGACACGATTTTCAAAACCAACCTTGAAGCGGCCGTTGCCATTGCGCGGCAATTACGCTTGCGCAATTTGGGTGGCATTATCATTATCGACTTTATTGATATGGATGACTCCGAACACCGCGCATCGGTGTTGGCTGAGCTCAACAAAGCGCTAAGCAAAGACCGCACGCGTATGACGGTCAGCAGCTTCAGCCAATTAGGTTTGGTTGAAATGACACGCAAGCGCACGCGCGACTCATTAGCACATCAATTGTGTGAGCCGTGTCCAACCTGCCAATCCAGGGGGCATGTTCGTACGCCCCGCACGCTGTGTTATGAAATTTTGCGAGAAATTCTGCGAGAATCCCGACAGTTCAATCCAAAAGAATTTCGGGTTCTGGCTTCGCAGGCGGTGGTTGACCTGTTTCTTGAAGAGGAAAGCGCTCACTTGGCCATGCTGGGCGACTTTATCGGCAAGCCTGTTTCTTTGGAGGTTGAAGCCGCTTATTCACAAGAACAATACGACATTGTGCTTATTTAG
- the msbA gene encoding lipid A export permease/ATP-binding protein MsbA has protein sequence MSSVFSSGPAHADPVKFDLWRRIYVRLGKYWKAVVVAFILLSISAATQPTLAIIMKPLLDEGFTGQKPSYIWSIPALVVGLMFLRGICTFGSSYVMAWITNNLLLGIRREMFQRLLGLPDAEFRNGDTGRLLNRFTIDAGNVSGLATEVITVITRETLIVVSLFAVLLYMSWQLTLIVLLVLPLSVYVSRIFIRRLRRINRDTINMNAEMTRVVGEAIDGQREVKLFDGYDHESSRFEYVSGRLRRFAMRAASSDAAMSPITQFFVGVSVAAVIAVALYQANNEGLTVGSFASFMAALGQIFDPIKRLTNIAGATQRMLVSAESVFGLIDQTPEPDEGKVEFTKAVTGHIEYRNVSHRFADAQVDTLTNVSLSVKPGQTVALVGRSGSGKTTLVNMLPRFVIPTEGEIFIDGQPIGACSLRSLRAQLSLVSQNVVLFDGTIGENVSYGALREVNEQEIWAALEAANLHDFVRALPDGLHSRVGENANQLSGGQRQRLAIARALIKDAPILILDEATSALDNESERQVQASLEHLMAGRTTLVIAHRLSTVQKADMIVVLDAGEIVEQGHHEALLAKEGRYAMLYNMQFRDAT, from the coding sequence TTGAGTTCAGTTTTCTCATCCGGTCCTGCGCATGCCGACCCAGTGAAGTTCGACCTTTGGCGTCGCATTTATGTGCGGCTGGGCAAGTACTGGAAGGCGGTTGTGGTTGCCTTTATTCTCCTTTCAATCAGCGCAGCAACCCAGCCTACGCTGGCCATTATTATGAAGCCGCTGCTCGACGAAGGCTTTACAGGGCAGAAGCCGTCATACATATGGTCTATTCCCGCATTGGTTGTCGGACTCATGTTCCTGCGCGGGATATGTACCTTCGGCAGTTCTTACGTTATGGCCTGGATAACCAATAATCTGCTTTTGGGGATTCGGCGGGAAATGTTTCAGCGACTGTTGGGGTTGCCCGACGCCGAATTTCGCAATGGCGATACCGGTCGGTTGTTGAATCGCTTCACAATCGATGCGGGTAACGTCTCCGGCCTGGCTACGGAAGTGATCACGGTTATTACGCGTGAAACGCTGATCGTGGTGTCATTGTTTGCCGTGTTGCTATATATGTCTTGGCAATTAACATTGATTGTATTGCTGGTTTTGCCGCTCTCAGTCTATGTCTCACGCATTTTTATTCGTCGTCTGCGCCGCATAAATCGCGACACGATCAATATGAACGCAGAAATGACGCGGGTGGTCGGCGAGGCAATTGACGGCCAACGAGAAGTTAAGTTGTTCGATGGCTATGATCATGAGTCCTCACGTTTCGAATACGTTAGCGGTCGGTTGCGCAGGTTTGCCATGCGGGCGGCATCTTCCGACGCCGCCATGTCACCTATTACCCAATTTTTTGTGGGTGTGTCGGTCGCGGCAGTCATTGCCGTTGCTTTATATCAGGCGAATAACGAAGGTTTGACGGTGGGTAGTTTCGCGTCGTTTATGGCCGCATTGGGGCAGATTTTCGATCCGATAAAACGGCTAACCAATATTGCCGGCGCGACACAGCGAATGTTGGTATCCGCCGAAAGCGTATTCGGTCTAATTGATCAAACCCCGGAGCCTGATGAAGGAAAAGTTGAGTTTACCAAGGCAGTGACAGGTCACATTGAGTATCGGAACGTAAGTCATCGTTTTGCCGATGCCCAAGTTGATACTTTAACCAATGTGTCGTTGTCGGTAAAACCCGGACAAACCGTTGCGTTGGTCGGTCGCTCCGGCAGCGGTAAAACAACGCTGGTGAATATGCTGCCACGGTTTGTGATCCCTACCGAGGGAGAGATTTTTATTGACGGTCAGCCTATTGGGGCATGTTCTTTACGAAGTTTGCGCGCGCAGCTATCGCTCGTCAGCCAGAACGTGGTACTTTTTGATGGCACGATCGGTGAGAACGTGAGTTACGGCGCATTGCGTGAAGTTAATGAACAGGAAATCTGGGCAGCACTCGAGGCCGCCAATCTGCACGATTTTGTGCGTGCGCTGCCCGATGGCCTTCATAGTCGGGTCGGTGAGAATGCCAATCAGTTGTCAGGCGGACAACGTCAGCGTTTGGCAATTGCGCGCGCCCTTATTAAAGATGCGCCAATTCTGATTCTTGATGAAGCCACGTCAGCATTGGATAATGAGTCAGAACGACAAGTGCAGGCATCGCTGGAACATTTGATGGCCGGACGAACCACCTTGGTCATTGCACACCGACTGTCAACCGTGCAGAAAGCCGATATGATTGTCGTGCTTGATGCTGGTGAAATCGTTGAGCAAGGTCACCATGAAGCGCTGCTTGCCAAGGAAGGGCGCTACGCTATGTTGTACAACATGCAGTTTCGTGACGCGACCTGA
- a CDS encoding glycosyltransferase family 9 protein, with the protein MALPSLNAILQSGMPTVVCARPWAEDLLRAYAIEGFIPMNGAWRKDRKRVAEHRHQHGHDHALGLLLPDSLSSALVFRLAGLQCAGYRDDGRSLLLKWPFSKPVPKPHAVESWFMLTRSALKVWGYALSTEKPGPTLGLSLTSEHEAAAQELLTRAGLKPGGFILIAPTATGRHKGQIKVWPGFDSVTRILQEKGFKVVMCPPPNEKEEALRNAPTAYCLNAQGLGAFATLTRMSALVICNDSGVSHLAAAAGARQITLFGVTDAKHTGPWSPSAVCLGEMGQWPDTDIVLEHVLQFLNSQSPSTQPS; encoded by the coding sequence ATGGCACTACCTTCGTTGAATGCAATATTACAAAGTGGCATGCCAACCGTGGTCTGTGCACGCCCTTGGGCTGAAGACCTCTTGCGAGCTTATGCCATTGAAGGCTTCATCCCGATGAACGGCGCATGGAGAAAGGATCGCAAACGAGTAGCCGAACACAGGCATCAACATGGCCATGATCATGCCCTGGGTTTGCTGTTGCCCGACTCATTGTCCAGTGCATTAGTCTTCAGGTTAGCAGGATTGCAATGCGCAGGTTATCGCGATGACGGGCGCAGCCTGCTATTAAAATGGCCTTTTTCAAAACCTGTCCCGAAACCCCACGCTGTGGAGTCGTGGTTCATGCTAACCCGGTCGGCTTTGAAAGTTTGGGGTTACGCCTTAAGTACTGAAAAGCCCGGCCCAACGCTTGGCTTATCCCTCACTTCGGAACACGAGGCTGCCGCCCAGGAACTACTTACGCGCGCCGGCCTTAAACCCGGTGGCTTTATTCTCATTGCCCCCACGGCAACGGGTCGTCACAAAGGGCAAATTAAAGTTTGGCCTGGATTCGACTCCGTTACACGTATCTTGCAGGAAAAAGGTTTCAAGGTTGTCATGTGCCCGCCACCCAATGAAAAAGAAGAGGCTTTGCGCAATGCACCGACAGCATATTGTTTAAACGCGCAGGGGTTGGGTGCTTTTGCTACACTCACGCGCATGTCTGCTCTTGTTATCTGCAATGATTCGGGCGTGTCGCATTTAGCAGCGGCAGCAGGCGCCCGACAAATAACGCTGTTTGGTGTTACCGATGCCAAGCACACCGGCCCTTGGTCACCCTCAGCTGTCTGCTTGGGCGAGATGGGTCAATGGCCCGATACTGATATCGTGCTCGAGCACGTACTGCAATTTCTGAACAGTCAGTCGCCAAGTACACAACCGTCATGA
- a CDS encoding YdcF family protein: MNVTNFLANLIIPLNLCITLFFIAAILFMLRWRRLAWGIALFSLAWGLFWSLPASSLWAGGRLEQFHPYTPPDLLPDVDAIVVLGGHTAGGRANWFEPYDSDKVTTRSDTAARLFKAGRAPFIILSGAALDGGVSEAQAMANALKRQGVPENALILEPESLTTRENGVFTAQLIQERNFKDILLVTSALHMPRATAVFENLGVNVIPAPSPPQITVPDDPDFGFWLPDGRTFEAARSIIKEYAGLVVYWLRGWV, from the coding sequence ATGAATGTGACCAATTTTCTGGCCAATCTCATTATCCCGCTTAATCTTTGTATTACGCTGTTTTTTATCGCAGCCATTCTTTTTATGCTCAGATGGCGACGATTGGCATGGGGGATCGCACTATTCAGTCTGGCCTGGGGCCTGTTCTGGTCACTGCCGGCGTCCTCTTTATGGGCCGGGGGCAGACTGGAGCAATTCCATCCATACACCCCACCTGATCTGCTGCCGGACGTTGACGCCATTGTGGTTCTGGGCGGTCACACTGCCGGCGGACGTGCGAACTGGTTTGAACCTTATGACTCCGACAAGGTTACAACCCGCAGCGATACTGCGGCCCGTTTATTCAAAGCCGGTCGGGCACCCTTCATCATACTTTCGGGTGCCGCTCTGGACGGCGGCGTGAGTGAAGCCCAGGCAATGGCCAATGCTCTGAAACGCCAAGGTGTACCAGAGAACGCGCTTATATTAGAGCCCGAAAGCCTGACGACTCGGGAAAATGGCGTATTCACAGCCCAATTAATACAAGAGCGAAATTTTAAAGACATTTTATTGGTCACTTCGGCGCTGCACATGCCACGCGCCACCGCGGTCTTTGAAAATCTCGGCGTAAACGTCATCCCTGCACCCTCGCCACCGCAGATAACGGTACCCGATGACCCCGATTTTGGCTTCTGGCTCCCCGATGGACGCACCTTTGAGGCGGCACGCTCAATCATCAAAGAATATGCCGGCCTGGTCGTATATTGGCTGCGGGGCTGGGTATAA
- a CDS encoding YkgJ family cysteine cluster protein produces MKCRSHCGACCIAPSISSPIPGMPHGKPAGEPCIHLDTAFRCTIFNDPLRPQVCHDLQPSEDMCGDHREQALRWLGYLEDATRP; encoded by the coding sequence ATGAAATGTCGCTCACATTGCGGCGCATGCTGCATCGCCCCTTCCATTTCCAGCCCGATTCCAGGGATGCCACACGGGAAGCCCGCGGGAGAACCCTGCATTCATCTCGACACTGCTTTTCGTTGCACTATTTTCAACGACCCACTTCGACCACAAGTTTGTCACGATTTGCAGCCATCGGAAGACATGTGTGGTGATCACCGCGAGCAAGCTTTACGCTGGCTGGGTTATTTGGAAGATGCAACCCGCCCATGA
- a CDS encoding glycosyltransferase family 4 protein produces the protein MAEHKLKIAFVVDRFGGRFGGAEAYGVELMRELAQRHDITVFAREYDGESGLRLPFVPIRTRKGLPSWLRVLWFAVRARRLTQSGFDIVHSHMNGWCGDVEVVHVTPVRYNWRVRKISFIKWLLSFASPRVQTYLALERKRVRQRAGHRAVAVSGLIAEQLNSAYGGEVEAYPVIAPGVVPAAQLPDEQSHALRESLGWGQEDYVCLLVARNPQRKGLNTVLQALVHLPTNVKLLVVGGNASTRDYIRRNAPSVAERVKTVDETSDVTPYYSCADAYVHPTLNDSFGMAPLEAMSYELPVILSPSPWCGFAQYVTPNIDALVLSHPENNEELAGFIQQLIASSTLQEQLVRGGRKLVQRHSWSEVARRYEVLYTEILQERHGRVASSK, from the coding sequence GTGGCTGAACATAAATTAAAAATCGCTTTTGTAGTTGATCGTTTCGGAGGACGCTTTGGCGGCGCTGAGGCGTATGGTGTCGAGCTCATGCGCGAGCTGGCACAGCGCCACGACATCACGGTTTTTGCGCGCGAGTACGACGGTGAGTCGGGTTTGCGTCTGCCTTTTGTACCTATCCGGACACGCAAGGGGCTTCCCAGTTGGTTGCGCGTGTTGTGGTTTGCTGTGCGTGCACGCCGTCTAACACAGTCGGGTTTCGATATTGTTCATTCGCACATGAACGGGTGGTGTGGCGATGTCGAGGTCGTTCACGTTACGCCGGTTCGGTATAACTGGCGCGTGCGTAAAATTTCCTTTATCAAGTGGCTATTGTCTTTTGCAAGCCCCAGGGTGCAAACGTATTTAGCGCTCGAACGTAAGCGGGTGCGTCAACGTGCGGGACACCGGGCCGTTGCCGTTTCAGGGTTGATTGCCGAGCAGCTGAACAGTGCTTACGGAGGCGAAGTTGAGGCCTATCCGGTAATTGCTCCGGGTGTGGTTCCGGCGGCTCAGTTACCCGACGAACAAAGTCATGCTTTGCGCGAAAGCTTGGGGTGGGGGCAAGAGGATTATGTATGCCTCTTAGTGGCACGTAATCCTCAACGCAAGGGTTTGAATACCGTTCTGCAAGCGCTTGTGCATTTACCGACCAATGTGAAGTTGTTGGTTGTCGGAGGTAACGCCTCGACACGCGACTACATACGACGCAACGCGCCGTCAGTTGCCGAGCGCGTAAAAACTGTTGATGAAACGTCCGATGTAACGCCTTATTACAGCTGTGCTGACGCCTATGTTCATCCAACCTTGAATGACAGCTTTGGTATGGCGCCGCTCGAGGCAATGTCTTACGAGCTACCCGTTATTTTAAGTCCGAGTCCATGGTGCGGGTTCGCGCAGTACGTAACGCCGAATATTGACGCTCTTGTGCTGTCGCATCCTGAAAACAATGAAGAACTGGCGGGGTTCATCCAACAACTTATCGCATCGAGCACATTGCAAGAGCAGCTTGTAAGGGGTGGTCGGAAACTGGTCCAACGCCATAGTTGGTCTGAGGTGGCTCGCCGCTATGAAGTTTTATATACCGAAATTCTGCAAGAGCGTCATGGGCGGGTTGCATCTTCCAAATAA
- a CDS encoding polysaccharide deacetylase family protein produces MYHQVGIPSPRGTPYRGLTVHPRDFARQMTWMSRLGYRGLSMRDLMPYLRGDASGKVFGITFDDGYRNVFENALPILNRLGFTSTNYFVVHQFDGANVWDAHKGVPHSPLMSVDEMRKWAAAGQEVGSHTLDHVHLSEVSPEIAYQQIAQSRTELGALLNTEIGAFCYPYGSETPGVREWVRKAGYSNATTTVRGLVRPDDDLFGLPRVTVARSTNIFRFLQKCLTRLEDRRRSG; encoded by the coding sequence ATGTATCACCAAGTTGGTATACCGTCACCGCGCGGGACGCCTTATCGGGGGCTGACGGTGCATCCGCGCGACTTTGCGCGCCAAATGACATGGATGAGTCGTTTGGGCTATCGCGGACTGTCAATGCGCGACCTCATGCCTTATTTGCGCGGCGATGCGTCAGGCAAGGTGTTTGGTATTACTTTTGATGATGGGTATCGCAACGTTTTTGAGAACGCGTTGCCGATTTTGAATCGTTTGGGGTTCACTTCAACCAATTATTTTGTTGTCCACCAGTTCGACGGGGCAAACGTGTGGGACGCCCACAAAGGTGTGCCGCATTCACCTTTGATGTCGGTCGACGAAATGCGCAAGTGGGCAGCGGCAGGCCAGGAGGTTGGGTCTCATACACTTGATCACGTGCATCTGTCCGAAGTTTCGCCGGAAATCGCGTATCAACAGATCGCTCAATCGCGAACGGAGTTAGGGGCTTTGCTTAACACGGAAATAGGGGCATTTTGTTACCCCTACGGTTCCGAAACGCCGGGCGTTCGAGAGTGGGTGCGAAAAGCGGGCTACAGCAATGCAACGACTACCGTGCGAGGTCTGGTTAGACCCGACGATGATTTATTCGGACTCCCTCGTGTTACTGTAGCAAGGTCAACGAATATTTTTCGTTTTTTACAGAAGTGTCTCACGCGTTTGGAAGACAGGCGACGCAGTGGCTGA
- a CDS encoding glycosyltransferase, with protein sequence MKILYTNIHHGNGGGHVTYIMNLLHTLGNDHELWLGTPAQSRLFRYAREISGVNVIDMRFTSRPAVLFREVCALRRFLRQENFDLVHVNASADHRHMMLARMGLSRPPKIVWTRHNDRRINSLGHRLRANLGTDHVIAVSDYVALGLGASAYGSLPCTTIRHGIDTQYYAPVDASRRTALRQHWFGDQHERLIVMGSVGGTDTEKGWLELVEAIAMLPAELRDRFRVLVAGDPPDTERMSRVIAAGMQNACIFPGLVDDIRDVLGACDVGFVLSHFEALSYACRETMAMGLPTLITDTGGLPENLTHGVQGWILPVREPRAIVPILNALADNPQLRVEMGKAARRHSEQYFSLEPFTAQTLQVYKNTIASI encoded by the coding sequence ATGAAGATTCTGTATACCAATATTCATCATGGCAATGGTGGCGGCCATGTAACGTACATTATGAATCTGTTGCATACGCTGGGAAATGACCATGAGTTATGGTTAGGCACACCGGCGCAGAGCCGTCTGTTTCGTTATGCTCGTGAGATTTCGGGTGTGAATGTAATCGATATGCGATTCACTTCGCGTCCCGCCGTTTTGTTTCGTGAGGTGTGCGCCTTGCGCCGCTTTTTGCGTCAGGAAAATTTTGATTTGGTGCATGTTAACGCGTCGGCCGATCATCGTCATATGATGTTGGCGAGAATGGGGTTGTCGCGGCCTCCCAAAATTGTGTGGACGCGGCATAACGACCGCAGAATAAACAGTTTGGGGCATCGACTTCGGGCGAATCTGGGTACTGATCATGTTATTGCCGTTAGTGATTACGTGGCGCTGGGTTTGGGTGCTTCTGCATATGGCTCGCTACCCTGTACGACGATTCGACATGGTATCGACACCCAGTATTACGCGCCCGTTGATGCGTCTCGGCGCACAGCTTTGCGTCAGCATTGGTTCGGCGATCAACATGAGCGCTTGATTGTGATGGGTAGTGTGGGCGGGACGGACACCGAAAAAGGTTGGCTGGAGCTGGTGGAGGCCATTGCCATGTTGCCGGCCGAATTGCGCGACCGATTCCGTGTATTGGTCGCCGGAGATCCGCCCGATACAGAACGTATGAGTCGGGTGATTGCGGCAGGAATGCAGAATGCCTGTATTTTTCCGGGGCTGGTTGACGACATACGCGATGTGCTGGGCGCATGTGATGTGGGTTTTGTGCTGTCGCACTTCGAGGCACTCTCGTATGCTTGCCGGGAAACGATGGCAATGGGGCTGCCAACCTTGATAACGGATACCGGTGGGTTACCTGAAAACTTAACCCACGGTGTGCAAGGCTGGATTCTACCGGTGCGTGAGCCCCGAGCAATTGTGCCGATCCTGAACGCTTTGGCTGATAATCCGCAATTGCGGGTTGAAATGGGCAAGGCGGCTCGCCGCCACAGTGAGCAGTATTTCTCTCTGGAACCCTTTACGGCTCAAACCCTTCAGGTCTATAAAAATACGATCGCGTCGATATAA
- a CDS encoding glycosyltransferase family 2 protein produces the protein MTLSVIIITKNESAHIADCIKSVQFADEIIVLDSGSTDSTREIAESLGARVEISTDWPGFGPQKNRVLNMATKDWVLSIDADERVTPELAQEIRSTMLNARYDAYKIARLSWFGDRWIRHCGWWPDYVVRLFRRGQAKFTEAAVHEKIVPSTSPGTLRSHFLHYPYANMEVLIDKVNRYSSAAAQMMFEKGRRTSVPGIAGHAFWTFVRIYLIRRGFLDGKEGFILAATAAAGSFFRYSKLRYLQTERKSRSS, from the coding sequence ATGACACTGTCGGTAATTATTATTACCAAGAACGAGTCGGCACATATTGCCGACTGCATCAAATCGGTTCAGTTTGCCGACGAAATTATCGTGCTTGATTCAGGAAGTACGGATAGTACGCGGGAAATTGCCGAGTCACTGGGTGCGCGAGTGGAGATAAGCACCGATTGGCCGGGATTTGGTCCACAGAAGAATCGGGTGCTTAATATGGCCACCAAAGATTGGGTTTTGTCGATTGACGCCGATGAACGCGTAACGCCGGAACTGGCACAAGAAATTCGTTCCACTATGCTTAACGCACGCTATGACGCATATAAAATTGCACGGTTGTCGTGGTTCGGAGATCGATGGATCCGGCATTGCGGGTGGTGGCCGGATTATGTTGTAAGGCTGTTTCGTCGTGGCCAGGCGAAGTTTACCGAGGCTGCCGTGCATGAAAAAATTGTGCCGAGTACGTCTCCCGGTACTTTGCGAAGCCATTTTTTGCATTATCCCTATGCAAATATGGAAGTTTTGATTGACAAAGTAAATCGTTATTCGTCGGCAGCCGCTCAGATGATGTTTGAGAAAGGCCGCCGGACTTCCGTGCCGGGTATTGCCGGCCATGCGTTCTGGACATTTGTGCGAATTTATTTGATTCGTCGCGGTTTTCTCGACGGCAAGGAAGGTTTTATTCTTGCGGCTACCGCGGCAGCCGGCAGTTTTTTTCGATACAGCAAACTGCGCTATTTGCAAACAGAGCGCAAATCTCGTTCATCATGA
- a CDS encoding polysaccharide deacetylase family protein, translating to MLFGDASSIPILMYHHVSPSAGPITTSPSNFENQLKWLKWHGYQSITTQQYVDYLNGHPLAAKSVMITFDDGYLDNWVWAYPILQKWGFNAVIFLVTSWVHDGPVRPCQGRAGHLPDTPDHHECERRINAGHGDDVVLRWSEIHEMVESGTFEFHSHTDTHTRWDLGDDKANKNLHMMEELTRSRQTLAARLGYATEHLCWPQGYFDEDYVQLAKQAGYRYLYTTLAFGQNKPSSNPECIHRFAVRNTTGESVGRRIWVARNPFVAPLFNGWKRWKRSRRERA from the coding sequence ATGTTATTTGGCGACGCGTCCAGCATTCCGATTTTGATGTATCACCATGTGTCCCCTAGTGCGGGGCCCATTACCACTTCACCTTCGAATTTTGAAAATCAGTTGAAATGGTTGAAGTGGCATGGGTATCAATCCATTACCACCCAGCAGTATGTTGATTATTTAAATGGTCATCCTCTCGCAGCAAAATCAGTGATGATTACGTTTGACGATGGCTATCTGGATAATTGGGTATGGGCCTATCCCATCCTTCAGAAATGGGGGTTTAATGCGGTGATTTTCCTGGTTACGTCGTGGGTTCACGATGGACCGGTGAGGCCATGCCAAGGCCGTGCAGGCCATTTGCCTGATACGCCCGATCATCATGAATGTGAACGCCGGATTAACGCAGGACACGGTGATGACGTCGTTTTGCGCTGGAGCGAGATTCACGAAATGGTGGAGTCGGGCACTTTTGAGTTTCACAGCCATACAGATACGCACACACGCTGGGACTTGGGTGACGATAAGGCCAACAAAAACCTGCACATGATGGAAGAACTGACCCGGTCGCGCCAAACCCTGGCCGCCCGCCTGGGCTATGCCACCGAGCATTTATGCTGGCCTCAAGGTTATTTCGACGAAGATTACGTGCAACTGGCCAAACAAGCAGGGTATCGTTATTTGTATACCACGTTGGCGTTTGGGCAAAACAAACCTTCCAGTAACCCTGAATGTATTCACCGTTTCGCGGTGCGCAACACAACCGGCGAATCGGTGGGCCGTCGCATCTGGGTTGCCCGTAATCCGTTTGTAGCACCACTGTTCAACGGGTGGAAACGGTGGAAACGATCAAGGCGGGAACGGGCATGA